Proteins encoded within one genomic window of Macrotis lagotis isolate mMagLag1 chromosome 3, bilby.v1.9.chrom.fasta, whole genome shotgun sequence:
- the LOC141519423 gene encoding olfactory receptor 14I1-like, producing MDNFTIIKEFFLIDFSNIRELQLLHALFFLLIYIAAVMGNLLTITAIITDPHLHSPMYFFLSNLSLLDIGYISVTLPKFIVNSLTGNQSISLLGCAAQVFFLIFFAGVEIALLVAMSYDRYVAICHPLHYGVTMTPLRCLWVAIGSWFSGLIYSALHTGNMFRLPFSGSNVIHQFFCDVPHVLKISSTEVCDAEYLLIATSSTFVLFSFGFLIISYTYIFSTVFKMPSVEGRHKALSTCSPQLIILILFLLAGIFTALGPISDTSPVQNLLISMTYTILPPFMNPIIYSLRNMKIKIALGRVIKIAFCSKIEISNFKKI from the coding sequence ATGGACAATTTTACCATCATCAAAGAATTCTTCCTTATTGATTTTTCCAACATCCGAGAGCTTCAGCTCTTACATGCTCTTTTTTTCCTGCTGATATATATTGCGGCAGTTATGGGGAATCTCCTGACTATCACTGCCATTATCACTGACCCACATCTTCATTCTCCGATGTATTTTTTCCTGAGCAACTTATCTCTGTTGGATATTGGCTACATCTCAGTCACTCTTCCCAAATTCATTGTGAATTCTCTGACAGGTAACCAATCCATTTCTCTTCTTGGCTGTGCTGctcaggtttttttccttatcttctttGCTGGAGTAGAAATTGCTTTACTTGTGGCTATGTCTTATGACCGCTATGTGGCCATCTGTCACCCCTTGCACTATGGAGTCACTATGACACCACTCCGCTGTCTTTGGGTGGCAATTGGTTCATGGTTCAGTGGGCTCATCTATTCAGCTCTCCATACAGGGAACATGTTCCGTTTGCCTTTCTCAGGATCCAATGTGATCCATCAGTTTTTTTGTGATGTCCCTCATGTCTTGAAGATTTCATCTACTGAGGTTTGTGATGCTGAATATTTACTCATTGCCACAAGTTCAACTTTTGTTTTGTTCAGCTTTGGTTTTTTAATTATATCCTATACTTATATCTTCTCCACCGTATTTAAAATGCCCTCTGTAGAAGGACGTCACAAAGCCTTGTCTACCTGTTCACCACAATTAATCATCCTCATCTTATTTCTTCTTGCTGGCATTTTCACAGCCTTGGGCCCTATATCAGACACTTCACCAGTTCAGAATCTTTTGATTTCAATGACCTACACAATATTGCCTCCATTCATGAACCCTATTATTTATAGTCTAAGGAACATGAAAATCAAGATTGCACTGGGTAGGGTAATCAAAATTGCCTTTTGTTCCAAAATAGAAAtatccaattttaaaaaaatttaa